In a genomic window of Nomascus leucogenys isolate Asia chromosome 4, Asia_NLE_v1, whole genome shotgun sequence:
- the LOC100585031 gene encoding pepsin A-5-like — protein sequence MKWLLLLGLVALSECIMYKVPLIRKKSLRRTLSEHGLLKDFLKKHNLNPARKYFPQLEAPTLVDEQPLENYLDMEYFGTIGIGTPAQDFTVIFDTGSSNLWVPSVYCSSLACTNHNLFNPEDSSTYQSTSETVSIAYGTGSMTGILGYDTVQVGGISDTNQIFGLSETEPGSFLYYAPFDGILGLAYPSISSSGATPVFDNIWNQGLVSQDLFSVYLSADDQSGSVVIFGGIDSSYYSGSLNWVPVTVEGYWQITVDSITMNGETIACAEGCQAIVDTGTSLLTGPTSPIANIQSDIGASENSDGDMVVSCSAISSLPDIVFTINGVQYPVPPSAYILQSEGSCISGFQGMNVPTESGELWILGDVFIRQYFTVFDRANNQVGLAPVA from the exons ATgaagtggctgctgctgctgggtcTGGTGGCGCTCTCTGAGTGCATCATGTACAA GGTCCCCCTCATCAGAAAGAAGTCCTTGAGGCGCACCCTGTCCGAGCATGGCCTGCTGAAGGACTTCCTGAAGAAGCACAACCTCAACCCAGCCAGAAAGTACTTCCCCCAGTTGGAGGCTCCCACCCTGGTAGATGAACAGCCCCTGGAGAACTACctggat ATGGAGTACTTCGGCACTATCGGCATCGGAACTCCTGCCCAGGATTTCACCGTCATCTTTGACACCGGCTCCTCCAACCTGTGGGTGCCCTCAGTCTACTGCTCCAGTCTGGCCTGCA CCAACCACAACCTCTTCAACCCTGAGGATTCTTCCACCTATCAGTCCACCAGCGAGACAGTCTCCATCGCCTATGGCACCGGCAGCATGACAGGCATCCTCGGATATGACACTGTCCAG GTTGGAGGCATCTCTGACACCAATCAGATCTTCGGCCTGAGCGAGACGGAACCCGGCTCCTTCCTGTATTATGCTCCCTTCGACGGCATCCTGGGGCTGGCCTACCCCAGCATTTCCTCCTCTGGGGCCACACCCGTCTTTGACAACATCTGGAACCAGGGCCTGGTTTCTCAGGACCTCTTCTCTGTCTACCTGAGCGC CGATGACCAGAGTGGCAGCGTGGTGATATTTGGTGGCATTGACTCTTCTTACTACTCTGGAAGTCTGAACTGGGTGCCTGTTACTGTCGAGGGTTACTGGCAGATCACCGTGGACAG CATCACCATGAACGGAGAGACCATCGCCTGTGCTGAGGGCTGCCAGGCCATTGTTGACACCGGCACCTCTCTGCTGACCGGCCCCACCAGCCCCATTGCCAACATCCAGAGCGACATCGGAGCCAGCGAGAACTCAGATGGCGAC ATGGTGGTCAGCTGCTCAGCCATCAGCAGCCTGCCCGACATCGTCTTCACCATCAACGGAGTCCAGTACCCCGTGCCACCCAGTGCCTACATCCTGCAG AGCGAGGGGAGCTGCATCAGTGGCTTCCAGGGCATGAACGTCCCCACCGAATCTGGAGAGCTTTGGATCCTGGGTGATGTCTTCATCCGCCAGTACTTCACTGTCTTCGACAGGGCAAACAACCAGGTCGGCCTGGCTCCCGTGGCTTAA